TTGCCGATGATGATAGAGTGATAGACGCATCTCTCACCGTTGAGGAAAGCGATACGATAATCATTTCTACTCGGTACGGCATGGTAATAAGGTTCCCACTAGAACAGGTCCGCGCAATGGGAAGGAGTGCGGCCGGTGTAATGGGGATAAGACTCAGAAAGAGTGACGAAGTGGTAAGCGCCAACGTTGTCAGGGCCGACGACGCCAGATTTCTTTTCACAGCCACCGAAAAGGGCGGAGGCAAAAGAACCGATATCTCCGAATACAGGTGTCAAAACCGTGGTGGCATGGGAGTGAAAAACATATACGGTCTCGAGCGAATAGGGAACGTTGTAGGAACACTGGTCGTAACGGGCGAAGACGAAATCATACTTGCCACCCGAGGCGGAATGTCTATAAGAATTCCTATCGATCAGGTCAGATCTACTGGTAGAGTCACAAAAGGGGTGCGAATAGTAGATCTTAAAGAAGAGGATATAGTTGCCAGCATGGCCGTAGTTGTGGAATGAGGGTTTCAGAGAGAATAGGGGGTGTCTGGCATTGACATTGACAGAGAAGCAAAAGAAGATTCTTGAGTTTATCGAGAACTTTATCAAGCTTTACGGCTATCCGCCGAGCATAAGGGACATCTGTCGAGACTTCGATATTTCCTCTCCTAGAGGTGTGGCCAAACACCTTGAATCTCTGGAGAAGAAGGGTTACATCGAACGTACCGGTGTTTCGAGAGGAATAAGAGTCCTCAAAAGCCCTGACGGCACATCGATAGAACCGGGTAGCGATGTCGTAATGCTTCCCGTGATCGGTAATATAGCGGCGGGAGAAGCTGTTCAAGCCATTCAGGCAGAAGAGGAGAATATACCCGTTCCACTGTGGATGATAAGGCGCGGCTTCGAGTACTATATTCTGAAAGTTACCGGTAACAGCATGATCGATTCACATATTATCAGCGGTGATTTCGTGATAATCAGAAAACAGGAATGGGCTAACAACGGAGACATCGTAGTGGCTCTGATAGACGAAGAGTACGCCACTTTGAAGAAATATGAGAATGAAGGGCAGAAGAT
This portion of the Mesotoga infera genome encodes:
- the lexA gene encoding transcriptional repressor LexA; this encodes MTLTEKQKKILEFIENFIKLYGYPPSIRDICRDFDISSPRGVAKHLESLEKKGYIERTGVSRGIRVLKSPDGTSIEPGSDVVMLPVIGNIAAGEAVQAIQAEEENIPVPLWMIRRGFEYYILKVTGNSMIDSHIISGDFVIIRKQEWANNGDIVVALIDEEYATLKKYENEGQKIRLIPSNPDMLPMVIETSRVKIQGKLSGILRWYK